ATCAGGTAGCTGCGTTAGGTATGTTCATGATCACTAAGTTGCGCGGTGATGCCAATATGAACTACTTATATGAAGGCCCCCAAAAGCCCCGAGGGAGAAAACGCAAGAATGGGGGTAAAGTTCACTGGAAAGGCGATGAGGTGTTAACTCGTTTTGAACAACAGGGTACCACCCCTGAAGGTTGGCAAGTCTATTGCCAAGTGGTTTGGTCGGTAAAGTGGAAGCGAAAGATAAAAGTAGTGATGGTTACTACACAAAGTAAAAGCGGCCGAACCGGTTTGTTCTTGTTAGGATGTTCGGATCTGGAACTCTCAGCAAGTCGTATTCTAGCATACTATCGCTTGCGCTTCAATATTGAGTTTCTCTTTAGAGATGCTAAGCAGCATTTAGGACTCAGCCACTGCCAAAGCACTCAAGAAAAACGTTTGGCCTTCCATTTTCAGGCCGTCATGATGACTTTGAATCTGTGTTTGGTAGAGAATCACTTGCAGGGTAGAACCAGCTTCTCACTGCAAGACGTCAAAACAGAGCATTTTAATACCCGTTGGCTACAAATCATTATTTCAAACTTAAATCTGGACGCTGAGTCAATAAAAATGCACCCCAACTACCCAAAGCTATTGCAACGGGGAAAATTGGCTGCATAAAACTGTCCATACTATTGTTATGTCCAAAGAAGTAAATACGTCAAAAGAGCTTTCTACTGAAGAAAAAATAAAGCAAGCAGCGGCCAAGGTGTTTGTACACAAGGGCTACGCTGCTACCAAAACCCGCGATATTGCTGAAGAAGCTGGAATCAATATCGCTTCATTACATTACTACTATCGCAGCAAGGATAAACTCTTCGAGTTGGTCATTGGTGAAGCCTTAAAAAGGTTTTCTAAAATGATGGACAGTACTTTTAACAATGATATGCCACTGCATGAGAAGATAAAAATCTTTGTAGAAAAATATATTGACTTTATCCGGGAGAACCCGATGGTTCCGCTATTCATTGTCGCCGAATCGCAGCACAACCCAGAAACAGTGGATAAACTAATGGCAAATGAACGGACCTTGGACAAGCTAGAGTCTCAGTTTGAAGAACTAGTTGAACAAGGTGCTATTCGCAAAATGCACCATGCCCAATTTATGATGAACATGGTTAGCCTCACAATTTTTCCGTTTCTCATGAAACCACTTCTGTTACATAAAGTTGGGCTATCGCTAGATGAGTATAATGACTTGCTGGAAGAACGTAAAGAAATAATCCCAGAGATGATTATAAATTATTTGTATCTGAAGAAACCAACATGAAATTTTTTTGCTCTAATTATAATCAAACGATTACATCATAAAGTATAAACAGTTAAACAAATCAAAATAATGAAAGCTAAGAAAATAACATTATATCTGGTAGGGTTACTGTTTCTCGGCACCCAGTGGCAGTGTAGCGAGTCATCGGGGGAGAATCAGACTGCTTCAGCCCCAGCTAAGACCGAAAATATCCGCAAGTTTACCACCCAGTCCGCTGAGCCTCAGTCTATCAGACACAGTATCAGCCTCACCGGGCGCGTGGTGCCTCAGCAAAAAATCGACGTGGTAGCTCAGGTGCAGGGCATAGCCGAAAGCCGCCGTAAACCCTTTGAAGAGGGGCAAACATTTCAGCGGGGTGAAGTACTGCTTTCGCTTGATGACGATGAGTTTCGTAGTAACTTGGCTGCTCAGAAGAGTCAATTCTTAGCTTCGTTGGTTCGTATCATGTCGGATTTGAAGCTGGATTATCCTAGCAATTTTCCGGCCTGGAACCAGTACCTAAAGCAATTGGATATAAACCAATCACTATCGTCGCTACCCGAAGTGGAAAACGAGCAGTTGCGCTATTTTTTATCCGCCAATAACATTTTTAACCTCTACCACACTATTCGAAGCCAAGAAAAAACCTTAGAGAAGTACACAATTCGGGCACCCTTCACCGGGGCAGTGACCCAGACGATGATTGATGCCGGAGGGCTGGTGAGTTCGGGAGTGAAGCTAGGTGAGTTTATCCGCACCGATCAGTATGAAGTGCAGGCGGCCGTATCGGTAGAGGACTTGGAATTAGTGGAAGTTGGACAAACAATTCCGTTGAGCTCTCATAGCATTTCCGGGGAGTGGATGGGGCAGGTAAACCGAATCGGTAAACGAGTAGACCCCGCTACGCAATCGGTATCGGTTTATCTGTTGGTAGCGGGCGAGCGACTCAAAGAAGGCATGTACCTAATGGGAGATCTGGCTTCACGCACCTACGAAAACGCAGTAGAAATGCCAAAGGAAGTACTCACTCGCCAAAACCAGGTCTATGTTATTGAAGATTCAGTGGTCAAACTCAAAAATGTTACCCCGCTAGAATATCAGGAAACGACGGTGATTCTACAAGGGCTGGCTCAAAATGACCAAGTAATCACGGATCTAGTAAGCTCTCCAATTCAAGGTATCACCGCTGTTTCCAAATAACTAAAAATACTGAACCATGCGAAGTATAATAAAATATCTTATTCAAAGCCCGACGTTGGTTAACCTGTTCGTAATCCTACTGGTTGGGATTGGGCTTCTGCGACTAGCTCAGACCCGTAGCACTACGTTCCCTAGCCAGAAAGTGCGCTTTATTGATATGACTGTTCCGTATCCGGGTGCGAGTCCCAGTGAGGTAGAAGAGGGAGTTACTGCCCGTATTGAGGATAACTTGGAAAGTGTCACTGGTATTGATCGGGTAACCTCTACTTCTCGAGAAAACTTGGCTTCTATCCAGGTGGAGCTGGAAGAAAATGCTGATGCGGATAAAATGCTGGTGGAAGTAAAGAATGCAGTAGACCGTATTAATAATTTCCCGAGTGGGGTAGAGCCGGTGTCTATCCAGAAGCGCGAACCACTCAATTTAACAATGAGTGTTGCTCTACAAGGCGATTTGCCACTGCAAGCAATGAAAGATTACGCTGAAGAAATTCGGGATGATCTGATGACCGCGCCGGGTATCTCAACCGTAATGATCAGCGGCGTACCGGAAGAAGAAATTGAAATTCGGGTACGGGAAAATGACCTGCGGGCGTACAGTTTGACCATTAGCGATGTGCAACGAGCGGTTCAAAATGCCAATCTGGAAACCTTTGGCGGAAGTATTGAGACGGGAGAAGAAAACATTTCTATTAAAGCCAATGAGAAGGGGTACTATGCGAAAGATTTACAAAATATTGTAGTGCGGGCTACTCCCGACGGTAACGTAGTTTACTTGAAAGAAGTGGCCGAGGTAGTAGATCAGTTTAAAGATTCGCCTACTGCTCGCTACTTAGAAGACGAGCGGGTAATTACCGTTACGGTTTACACCCTAAATGATGAGGATATTCTGGAAAACGCGACTTACGCTAGAGACTATATCGCTACGTTTAACGACCGCCATGCTGGGATTGACCTGCTGGTACTGGAAGATGGCACTGGCACCTTGCAAGATCGGCTCAAAACCATGATAAACAACGGAGTGGTGGGAGTTGTACTGGTGTTGATTGTTCTCGCGCTATTCCTCGATAAACACCTAGCCTTCTGGGTAGCCCTAAAAATCCCGGTAGCCATTATCGCGATGTTTATTTTTGCTGACATCTACGGGATAACCATTAATGCGGTGTCGCTGTTTGGGTTTATTTTGGTACTAGGTATTCTGGTTGATGATGGAGTAGTGATCGGGGAGAATATCTACCAACACGCTAAGGAAAAAGGAAAGAAACCGCTCCGCGCAGCACTGGAAGGAACCCTGGAGATGATTACCCCTGTCACTATTTCACTTTCCACCACGGCAATTGCCTTTTCGTTGTTCTTATTCTTGCCTACGCAAGCGGGAGAATTTTTCGGCGAGATGGCCTTCGTCGTAATTTCAGTATTATTTGTGGCCTTCCTGGAAAGCTTTTTCATTCTACCCGCTCACTTGGCGCACTCCAAAGGCTTGCGAGAAAATAGTAAACCATCGCGCATAGAACGCTGGGCGAGTAGTTCAGTAGCCTTTCTACGCGATAAGGTCTATATGAAGTTATTTCACCGAACTGCCGTAGGCCGGGGGTGGATGCAAGGCTTGACGTTTATAGCATTCGTGGGTTTACTAGTTGGCTCGGTATCCCTTATTAGTGGGGGAGTAGTCAATTTTACTTTCTTCCCTAACTTAGACGATGATGCCTTCTTCATTGAGTTGGAACTTTCCCCCGGCACTCCGGTAGAGGTAACTCAACAGAAATTAAGTCAAATTGCCGAAGCAGCTCAAGAAGTTAATACTGACCTGAGTGAAGGTAGGGAAGATAAAAAAGAAATCATCCGTTTTGTGGAGATAGTCACTGGTCCGCTGGACAACCAAGGGCAGATAAAAGTAACGATGCTCGGTGGTGAAGAGCGTGGTATTAGCTCGTTTAAGGTTTCCAATGCTATTCGCGAAGCAGCTCCGCCTATCCCGGAGGCTACCCGACTAATTTATGGCTTGGGGGCATCGACGTCTTTGTTCGGCTTACCCGTATCATTCTCACTAAAGAGTAAAAACTTGGAAGAACTGCGACTAGCAAAACAAGAGCTTAAAGCAGCAATGGAGGATTTCCCCGACGTGAAGGATGTGTCGGATACCGATACACAAGGCAAACAGGAACTGCATATTAAACTGAAGCCCCAAGCGGAGCTACTCGGACTAAGTTTAGGACAAGTGTTAAATCAAGTGCGAGCGGGTTTCTTTGGAGCGCAAGCCCAAAGCTTACAGCGCGGAGATAACGAGGTAGAAGTATGGGTGCGCTATCCTAAAGAAGGGCGCAATACAAAGGCGGAACTATTGAATATGCGAGTTACGGATCCTGGTGGAAATACCTACTATCTCAAAGATATTGCTTCGGTAGATACGGAAGAGGGCACATTGGCAATTAACCATCTAGAGGGGCAACGGGAAATTCGTATCGAGGCGAACGTAGCTAGTAACGAGATATCTGCACCTCGAGCTATTACTTACATTGAAACCGGATTACTACCTAGTATCTTGCAAAAGTATCCATCAGTATCTTACACCGTGGAGGGGCAAAACCGGCAGTCCTTCAAACTCATTGGAGCTATTACCACCATTGGCCCGATTATCTTGCTGTTCATATTGGCACTGATTATTATCAACAATAATTCGTTCTCCCAGGGGTTTCTGGTATTTGGTTTGTTTCCTTTCGCTGCCATTGGGGTCATCATCGGTCACTGGATTCACGGTGAGGCGGTAAACATCTTCTCATTGGTCGGTACAATTGCGCTTATCGGAGTATTTGTGAACAATGCTCTGGTCTTTATCTCTACGCTCAACGATCTGCTTAAGGAGGGGAAAGATTTTATTGGAGCCATTGTTGAGTCGGCTCAATCCCGATTTCGCCCCATTATCTTAACTACCATTACTACAGTAGCGGGTTTAGGGCCGCTCATTGGTTCTAGTAGTACGGGAGCGCAGTTTCTAAAAGGCCCAGCGATTGCGATGGCTTACGGTTTAGGATTTGGAATTTTTAATGTACTCATTCTGCTGCCGCTAATGCTGGTCGTATTTAATCGCCTGCGCCTATGGTGGCATAATCGAGTACGAAACCGTCAGCTATCTCCGGCTGAAGTGGAACCAGCGGTCATGAAGCTTAAGTATACCATCAACGAATAATGATCAAAACCATGAATATCTATAAAATTACATTAGCACTGGTGAGCACTAAGATGAAAATAGTTGGTACTCTTCCTCTTTGGGAAAGGAGGCCGCCGTGGAACGGGGTAGGAGGATTTGAGCGAGCAAAGGTGCTAAACTCAAAAGTAGCTAATATCATACTATTTATGTTCTGCTGTTTACTAACTACGGTCACTACAACCGGATTTAGTCAGGAAGTAGCCGTATCGTCCGATTCTTCGCAGCTAACGCTGGAAGAGGCAATTTCTCAGGCACTGGAGAATAATTACGATATCCGCCTGGAGCGATACCAGATAGAACGTAGCCAAAACAGTGTATCTCGTGCCCTGTCAGGACAGATGCCTACGCTTAATCTTAACGGCAGCTACGAGTGGGGCTACGCCAATACGGAGATTCAGACGTTGCCGATGGGAGGAGGTGAAGCTCCGGCGGAAAATCCTCCGATGGAGCTGGAGGGAACCGCCAACGCCTTCTCGGTACAACCTCAGTTGAATGTCCCTATCTTTCAGGGGTTTAAGGGTAAGTATCGTTACGAACAGTTGGAAAACGCTCAGCGGATGAGCGAGTTGCAGCGCGACGGGGTTGTTGAACAAACCTTAGTCAGCACAGTATCGGCTTATCTGGAAGCTGCCCGTTTGCAGGCACAATTGGAAATCAATCAAGAGAATATCGCTCTTTCTTACGACCGCTGGCAGCGGGTGGAGGAAGATGCAAAGTTCGGGGTGGCTAACTCTATTCGCCGATTGCAGGCCGAAGTAGACTTGAAAACTGATAGTGCGAACTATCGTAATATGTTACTTTCTTACCAAAACAGCCTGCGAAACTTGAACGTGGTGATGGTGCGTCCGCTTGATGATCAGTATTCAGTAGAGGAAGAGTTATTACTCAGCGAGCAACTAGACTACGAAGCCCTGCTAAGCGATATGAAAGCCAACAATACCCAACTCAAGCTTTCGCAACGGGGTATTGATAATGCGCTCTACGAAGAGAAAATCGCTCAAGGAGATTATCTGCCGACGGTGCAGGGCTACGCTAATTATTCGTACCTCAACTCGGAGGACGAAGCCAACTTTTTGCAGAGCAACGTAGCTTACGGGCCTAATGTAGGGGTGACACTCAGCTACTCAATCTTCTCGGGTGGAGCCAGAAAGATTCAGCAGCAAAACGCGCAACTGAGCCGGCAAGAGCAGGAAATGACCCTGGAGAGTCGGCGGTTTACCCTGGAGAAAGAGCTGCGAAACGCTTACGCTCAGTACGTTAACAATCAAAACCAGCTACGAATTGAGCAATTAAACTTAGCTACGTTTGAGCAAAACTATCAGAAGACGCAGGAAGATTTCAAGCTAGGATTGATTACTGCCTCCGATGTTCGCACCGCTCAGCTAAATCTTACTGCTGCGAAAAACCGTATTAATACTTTGACCTACGCGGTGAAGCAATCCGAGATTCGGCTGTTGCAGCTTAGCGGAAGGTTGACTCAGTAATCATAAGTGCTAACCTAGAGATTTTACACTATGCTTTTTTTGAAAAAACAACTGTTCTTCTTACTACTAATCTTACCTACTGCTTTTGCTTTTCCAATCTGGAATACCTGGAGTATCTCCGACGATTACGAAGTTCGCTTTTCCGGTTCGGGAGCTGAGGGAACATTCCGCGGATTGACGGGCACGGTGGTATTCAATCCTGACCAGCTTGGGCAAGCCCAATTCGATGTATCGGTTGATGCTACGACTATTGACACTGGAAACAAAACGAAGGACAAGCACGCTCGAGGTAAAGATTGGTTTGATGTAGAACAGTACCCGGAAATTAAGTTTCGCTCCTCCCAGATTACTAAAGTCGGCGAGCAGTATCAAATGACGGGTACACTCACGCTACACGGAACAGAAAAGGAAATTACGTTTCCTTTCACGTTTACCGAAAATGGTAGTTCCGGGCTATTTGAAGGCAGCTTCACGGTAGACCGGGAAGAATATGGCATCGAGGGGCCGTTCATCAGCTTTATGGTCGGAGACGACTTTGAAGTGAGTTTAAAAGTACCAGTTCAGTCATCTAGTGCTAAATGAAGAAATTATGGAAGATCTTATTCATCCTCAGCACGCTAGTTTAAGCTATTTGACGGGCTGGCAAACGGCTCTTCACAATTTTGAGCGTTGGAATCAGGAGCATTCCAATAGGGCAAAGCGACCAATGAGGTTGAAGAAGAGGCAAAGCCGTGGCTAAACGCAACTTCTGGTTGGCATTTTGGATTGGGTGGGTAGGTTTACCTGCATTCGCGCAGGTTTCTGTTGACAGTGCCCACTTTACTGAGGCATTCCAACAGGAACCACCCTTCGGAATCTTCAAAGATAACTACTTCATCACCGGAGCACCCATTGGCGAAACCCCCAACCGTATGAACGCCGATGCTAAGTTTCAGATCAGTTTTAAGCATCGGCTTATTGACCGGAAGCTTCCCTTTGGTACGTATCTGTTTCTGACTTATACTCAGAAATCATTCTGGAATATTTACCAAGAGTCGAGTCCTTTTGCAGAAACCAATTATAATCCTGGGTTGGGGCTAGGAAAGCTACAGTTCCGGAATGGTAAGTTGGGCGGTATTGCCTTGCTACAAGTAGAGCATGAGTCGAACGGGTTGCCCCCGGAAAGCTCCCGCAGTTGGAACAGCCTTTCGGTCAATTACCTAAAATTTGCGACTGATGATTTATTGGTTGGCCTGAAAGCTTGGCTGCCCTTTGGGTACACTAAAGATAATGAAGATTTGATGGAATATATTGGTTTTCAAGAGCTAACAGCTCATTGGCGAGTTGCCAACCGTCTGTTGTTTGATGTTCAACTACGAAAGGCGGCTGCATGGAACAATCGAGGTAGTCTTCAAGCAGGAATGAGTTACAAAATTGATTCGGAAGCCAATCAGTACTTATACATACAATGGTGGCAGGGCTATGCCGAGAGTTTGATTGAGTACGAACAAGTAAGCAGTATGCTTCGGCTAGGGATTGCCATTAAACCACCTTTCCCCGACTATTACTAAGTAATAGCCTACAGCGTAATTGTTCAAGTAAAGGTAAATAATATCAATCGGTTTCCCTCTTAAGGTATGCTTGTCTATCACTCAATTGAGCGTGAAACAACAACTGAATTTTCTATTAATAACAGCTTGAAATGACTACACATTTGAACTTTTGCAAGATTATCTCGTTTTTTACTGGTGCACCAAAATCGAAGACAATGACTGAAGAGGCGCAGCAAGCAGAAAACACCGAGGAGAAAATCCGGCAGGTAGCTAAGCGGTTATTCACCGAGCGGGGCTACAATGGCACGAAGATTCGCGATGTAGCAGAAGAAGCGGGTGTCAATATTGCTTTACTAAACTACTATTTCCGTAGCAAAGAGCGACTTTATGAGTCAATCGTAATCGAAAACTTTCAGGAATACCTTGGTACACTGGCTGTAGTACTTAACGAGCCTGATCTTCCGCTAGAAGAACGTCTTCGCCGTTACACCACTCAAATGATTGACACACTAAAGGCTAATCCCGATTTGGCTTTTTTTATTATGAATGAGGGGCGTAATAATGGAGAGTTTTGTCAGAAATTCTTGTCTAAGTACGATAAGATCATGGCCCACTCTAAACTAGCTGAACAGCTACAACATGAAGTGGAGGTTGGCTCCATTAGGTCGATTGATATGTTCATGCTCGATTCCATGCTGCACGCCCAATTAATCATGCCCTTCATTCAACTACCCATTTGGCGGCAGGTAGACTACATTAGCGATGCTGATTTTGATAAGTTTTTAGAGCAGCTAAAGCAAACAGTTCCAGATATGATTATGGCATATTTGCGATCGAAACCTTGACACAACTATTTTTTTGCCCATCAATTAAACAGTTGTTTAAAAAAATTTTTTAAAATTTTCTATTTTTCTCAACCTTTCTGTTAGAACACCGTATTCTCTGTAAAATGATTTAAACACACGTTTAAAATAAGTATTTTAAAATGAAATATAGTTTTACAGCGATTTTTTGGGCAATTATAACCAGTGTGGCTTGGGCTCAAGAATCTTACACATTAGACCAAACCATTGAGCGCGCTCTTAGCGAAAATCTCAACATTCAAGTAAGTCAGCAGGGAAAAAACCTCTTCGATGAGCAGGTTCGGGAGGTAAGAAATAATTTCTTACCTACTATTAACTTCAGCGGTTCCCACCAGTACTTCTTTGATATTCCAACCCAGGTGGCTCCGGCTGATGCATTTGCTACCCCAGGTACCGAACCTGCCCCCAATGCCCCGGCCTATTTACCGCTAGCATTCGGTTTACCTCACCAAACAAATTTGACGGTACAGCTTCAGCAGGTTTTGTACAATCCACAACTGCCTATTGGTATTAAGGCCGCCCAAACGGGGCGGGATATGGCTGATCTACAGCTTCGTCAAACTAAAGAGCAAACCATACAGTACGTGTCTTCGGCTTACTACAATGCTCAGTCACTGGCTCAACAAATTAAATCGCTTAAGCAAAACCAAGCATCGTTAGACCGCCTGATTGAAATCACGAAGCTACTGCGGCAAAATGATCTGGCTAAAGGTACCGACGTGGAACGTTTGCAGTTGAACCAAGCCAGTCTTGCCAATCGGGTAGCTAATCTGGAGGTAGCCTACGAGCAACTGCTCAATACGCTTAAGCTACTAACTCATACCTCAATGACGGAGCCATTTGCCATTGACACGGCGATCAACCGTCAAGAAGTGGTTATGCTGTCAGTACCGGATAGCATGGGTCGTACCGATATTGCTTTGGCACACAAGCAGTTGGAAGTACAGAAACTGGAAGAACGACAAATCTTATCGGGCTACCTGCCGTCACTTTACGCGACGGGTGTGTACGGTCAAACCGGATTTGGTGAATTAGATCAGGATTACTACGAGATGTTTCCGATCAGTTACGTAGGTGTCCAGATGAACCTACCCATTTTTGACGGGCTACAAAAGCGCTCGAAACGGATACAGAACCGAATTCAACAAAGCCAGACCGAAACTCAAATTGAGTTTCTGGAACAGCAGGTGGAAACGGAGATTGCTAATGCTTACGCCAGCCTGAATACCCAGCAGCAGGCGGTACAAGTGCAGCAGCAAGCATTAGCCCTTGCTCAAAAAGTATTTCAAAATATTCAGCTTCAGTACCGCGAAGGGGTGGCGGGAGTGAGTGATATCATCAACTCCGAGAATGAACTTCGGCAGGCGCAAACCGACTACTTCACCGCCTGGGCTCAACTGCGTTTGGCAGAGCTCGATATGCGTCAGGCAACCGGTAACCTACTAGCCAACCGATAACTAAAAAATTAGCGACTATATCTTCTATTCTAACATTATCATGAAAACTAACACAAACAAAAAAATCATACGCGGCACCCTGGTTATTGGGTTGGCGCTGGCCTTGGGAGCCTGGACGTACACCACGCTGATGGCTAACAAAGAAGCGGTAGAAGGTCGCGTTTACGAACGGGACTTTACCCGGAATACCCCGGTGCAAGTTGTACAGGTAGCCCGCCAAAGCCTGGAACAATCGCGTCGCTTACTGGGTACTTTTCAACCAAGCCGTGAGCTGGATATAACCGTTCAAGCGCAAGGTGAGGTAATACACGAAGCGGTTCGTGAAGGCGAACAGGTACGTGCCGGAAGCCTCATCGCTAAGATTGACGACGAGCAGTTACAGTATCAACTCATTGCCGCTGAAGCTGATTACCAAGATGCGGTACGCGAAGCAAAACGTTACGAAGCCCTTACTGCGGGTGAAGCGGTACCGAAGGTTCAGCTTGACAAAGCTGAGCTACGCCTAGCAAGTACGGAAAGCCAACTGAAATCGCTTAAGAAGCGGATTCGGCAAACGAGGGTAACATCTCCTTTCAATGGCGTAATTACCACCAAAATGTTCGAGAAAGGAACCGTGGTTGCTCCGGGAATGCCCCTGGCTCATCTCACCGATATTAATACCCTCAAGCTAATTGTACAAGTGCCTGAAGCCGAACTGCTTAGGTTTAAAGAAGGGGAAGAAGTAACAGTAAAAACCGACGTTCATCCGACAGCCAGCTATCCGGGTACTATCACGATGGTGGGAGCCCAAGGTGATGAGGCTCACAACTTTCCAGTGCACGTTCGGGTCTCTAATTCCGAAGAGCATCCGTTGCGGGCAGGTATGTACGGCTACCTACAATTTGACCTATCCGGTAGAGACGAGACGCTAGTCATTCCTCGGGAGGCATTAATTGGCTCGTCGCGCGATGCCAGTGTGTACCTGGTGCGCGATAGCACTGCGTACAAACATTCTATTCGCCTAGGGCAAACTACCGGAGGTGATCTGGAGGTATTGGAAGGCTTGCAAGAAGGTGATCAAGTAGTTGTGAACGGACAGATCAATCTGACCGACAGTACCCGCGTGACTATCCGCTAACCCAAAAGAACCAAACAGTATGAGTATCTCAGAAATATCTATAAAACGTCCGTCGCTGATTATTGTATTGTTTTCAGTGACCGTATTAGCCGGGTTGTTTGCCTTGCCCCGTATTGGTTATCAATTACTACCCGATATTGCCGCTCCGGTACTGACCGTCACCACCATTTACCCCGGAGCATCGCCCAGCGAAGTAGAGAACAGTGTAACCCGGGAGATTGAAGACGCGGTAGCCGATCTAGAAAGCATTGATAATATTGTATCCAAATCATTAGAAGGTGCTTCACTCGTAATTATCACTTTCAACTCAGGAACTGATATTGATACCCGCTTAGAAGAAGCTCAGCGTAACCTCAATAACGTTACCAGTAATTTGCCCGACGACGCACTCGACCCTTCTATCTCCAAAATTTCACCCAGCGATTTGCCGATTATGCAGATCAGTGCTACCGCGAACCTTAGTGGAAAAGCGTTCTACAGTGAGATGGACGATCAAATTGTCCCTCAACTTCAGCAAGTAAAAGGAGTAGCTGCCGTCAATATGCTGGGAGGCGAGGAGCGGGAAATTCGGGTAGCTATCAACCCCGATAAGCTTGAGTACTACGGCTTATCACTGTTGCAAGTTACCCAAACAATTGGGCAGGCAAATATGGAATTCCCTACCGGAAGTGTGAAGAGTGAAGGGAATGACATTACGGTTCGCCTCGCCGGTAAGTTTTCAGACTTGGATCAGATTCGGGAGCTAATCGTTAAGTCAACCGAGACGGGTAGCGCCGTTCGGGTGAGGGATGTGGCGCAGGTAATTGAC
This region of Tunicatimonas pelagia genomic DNA includes:
- a CDS encoding efflux RND transporter permease subunit; this translates as MRSIIKYLIQSPTLVNLFVILLVGIGLLRLAQTRSTTFPSQKVRFIDMTVPYPGASPSEVEEGVTARIEDNLESVTGIDRVTSTSRENLASIQVELEENADADKMLVEVKNAVDRINNFPSGVEPVSIQKREPLNLTMSVALQGDLPLQAMKDYAEEIRDDLMTAPGISTVMISGVPEEEIEIRVRENDLRAYSLTISDVQRAVQNANLETFGGSIETGEENISIKANEKGYYAKDLQNIVVRATPDGNVVYLKEVAEVVDQFKDSPTARYLEDERVITVTVYTLNDEDILENATYARDYIATFNDRHAGIDLLVLEDGTGTLQDRLKTMINNGVVGVVLVLIVLALFLDKHLAFWVALKIPVAIIAMFIFADIYGITINAVSLFGFILVLGILVDDGVVIGENIYQHAKEKGKKPLRAALEGTLEMITPVTISLSTTAIAFSLFLFLPTQAGEFFGEMAFVVISVLFVAFLESFFILPAHLAHSKGLRENSKPSRIERWASSSVAFLRDKVYMKLFHRTAVGRGWMQGLTFIAFVGLLVGSVSLISGGVVNFTFFPNLDDDAFFIELELSPGTPVEVTQQKLSQIAEAAQEVNTDLSEGREDKKEIIRFVEIVTGPLDNQGQIKVTMLGGEERGISSFKVSNAIREAAPPIPEATRLIYGLGASTSLFGLPVSFSLKSKNLEELRLAKQELKAAMEDFPDVKDVSDTDTQGKQELHIKLKPQAELLGLSLGQVLNQVRAGFFGAQAQSLQRGDNEVEVWVRYPKEGRNTKAELLNMRVTDPGGNTYYLKDIASVDTEEGTLAINHLEGQREIRIEANVASNEISAPRAITYIETGLLPSILQKYPSVSYTVEGQNRQSFKLIGAITTIGPIILLFILALIIINNNSFSQGFLVFGLFPFAAIGVIIGHWIHGEAVNIFSLVGTIALIGVFVNNALVFISTLNDLLKEGKDFIGAIVESAQSRFRPIILTTITTVAGLGPLIGSSSTGAQFLKGPAIAMAYGLGFGIFNVLILLPLMLVVFNRLRLWWHNRVRNRQLSPAEVEPAVMKLKYTINE
- a CDS encoding YceI family protein, whose protein sequence is MKKQLFFLLLILPTAFAFPIWNTWSISDDYEVRFSGSGAEGTFRGLTGTVVFNPDQLGQAQFDVSVDATTIDTGNKTKDKHARGKDWFDVEQYPEIKFRSSQITKVGEQYQMTGTLTLHGTEKEITFPFTFTENGSSGLFEGSFTVDREEYGIEGPFISFMVGDDFEVSLKVPVQSSSAK
- a CDS encoding transposase gives rise to the protein MKTIEILQTIMAKMPDISQPMHKFLVHLVQVFLSAKGRYNFTNLSRWGDLCERTFRRNYDKAFDFRHFSEVLIDLFFANHSWIAVSDCSYVAKSGKKTYGLDRYWSGCSQKAIKGLEISALALVSVKSGLALTLSVHQTPGGLKDETNRLLFYLQQLVRCSAYLLKKTKYWVVDGFYAKQAAWDQVAALGMFMITKLRGDANMNYLYEGPQKPRGRKRKNGGKVHWKGDEVLTRFEQQGTTPEGWQVYCQVVWSVKWKRKIKVVMVTTQSKSGRTGLFLLGCSDLELSASRILAYYRLRFNIEFLFRDAKQHLGLSHCQSTQEKRLAFHFQAVMMTLNLCLVENHLQGRTSFSLQDVKTEHFNTRWLQIIISNLNLDAESIKMHPNYPKLLQRGKLAA
- a CDS encoding efflux RND transporter periplasmic adaptor subunit; this encodes MKAKKITLYLVGLLFLGTQWQCSESSGENQTASAPAKTENIRKFTTQSAEPQSIRHSISLTGRVVPQQKIDVVAQVQGIAESRRKPFEEGQTFQRGEVLLSLDDDEFRSNLAAQKSQFLASLVRIMSDLKLDYPSNFPAWNQYLKQLDINQSLSSLPEVENEQLRYFLSANNIFNLYHTIRSQEKTLEKYTIRAPFTGAVTQTMIDAGGLVSSGVKLGEFIRTDQYEVQAAVSVEDLELVEVGQTIPLSSHSISGEWMGQVNRIGKRVDPATQSVSVYLLVAGERLKEGMYLMGDLASRTYENAVEMPKEVLTRQNQVYVIEDSVVKLKNVTPLEYQETTVILQGLAQNDQVITDLVSSPIQGITAVSK
- a CDS encoding TolC family protein translates to MNIYKITLALVSTKMKIVGTLPLWERRPPWNGVGGFERAKVLNSKVANIILFMFCCLLTTVTTTGFSQEVAVSSDSSQLTLEEAISQALENNYDIRLERYQIERSQNSVSRALSGQMPTLNLNGSYEWGYANTEIQTLPMGGGEAPAENPPMELEGTANAFSVQPQLNVPIFQGFKGKYRYEQLENAQRMSELQRDGVVEQTLVSTVSAYLEAARLQAQLEINQENIALSYDRWQRVEEDAKFGVANSIRRLQAEVDLKTDSANYRNMLLSYQNSLRNLNVVMVRPLDDQYSVEEELLLSEQLDYEALLSDMKANNTQLKLSQRGIDNALYEEKIAQGDYLPTVQGYANYSYLNSEDEANFLQSNVAYGPNVGVTLSYSIFSGGARKIQQQNAQLSRQEQEMTLESRRFTLEKELRNAYAQYVNNQNQLRIEQLNLATFEQNYQKTQEDFKLGLITASDVRTAQLNLTAAKNRINTLTYAVKQSEIRLLQLSGRLTQ
- a CDS encoding TetR/AcrR family transcriptional regulator gives rise to the protein MSKEVNTSKELSTEEKIKQAAAKVFVHKGYAATKTRDIAEEAGINIASLHYYYRSKDKLFELVIGEALKRFSKMMDSTFNNDMPLHEKIKIFVEKYIDFIRENPMVPLFIVAESQHNPETVDKLMANERTLDKLESQFEELVEQGAIRKMHHAQFMMNMVSLTIFPFLMKPLLLHKVGLSLDEYNDLLEERKEIIPEMIINYLYLKKPT